A region of Plectropomus leopardus isolate mb chromosome 16, YSFRI_Pleo_2.0, whole genome shotgun sequence DNA encodes the following proteins:
- the LOC121955263 gene encoding protein LBH-like yields the protein MTDVMNTCDSTGGGASGEDGLTLQVEHFPKLSRRLPSIVVEPTNGGQVESGELRWPPDDVTCDVTEGHAQQTGVPVEEAEPEEQVMGGD from the exons ATGACGGACGTGATGAACACCTGTGACTCAACAGGGGGCGGAGCTTCAGGAGAGGATGGACTGACTTtgcag gtggAGCATTTTCCCAAACTTTCCAGGCGCCTGCCGTCCATCGTGGTGGAGCCGACAAACGGAGGACAGGTGGAGAGCGGAGAGCTGCGCTGGCCTCCTGATGATGTcacctgtgatgtcacagagggCCACGCCCAGCAGACAG gtGTACCTGTGGAGGAGGCGGAGCCAGAGGAGCAGGTGATGGGTGGAGATTAA
- the LOC121955791 gene encoding kinase D-interacting substrate of 220 kDa B-like: MHLLESGADVDQEGANSMTALIVAVKGGYTEVVKELLKRNPNVNMTDKDGNTALMIAAKEGYTEIVQDLLDAGTYVNIPDRSGDTVLIGAVRGGHVEIVRALLHKYADIDIRGQENKTALYWAVEKGNATMVRDILQCNPDTETCTKDGETPLIKATKMRNIEIVELLLDKGAKVSAVDKKGDTPLHIAIRGRSRRLAELLLRNPKDGRLLYRPNKAGETPYNIDCSHQKSILTQIFGARHLSPTETDGDMLGYDLYSSALADILSEPTMQPPICVGLYAQWGSGKSFLLKKLEVKQKFLVEELPVLTQ; this comes from the exons ATGCACCTGCTGGAGAGCGGAGCCGATGTCGACCAGGAGGGGGCG aactCGATGACGGCTCTGATCGTGGCGGTGAAAGGCGGTTACACCGAGGTGGTGAAGGAGCTGCTGAAGAGGAACCCCAACGTCAACATGACCGACAAAGATGGGAACACGGCGCTGATGATCGCCGCCAAGGAAGGCTACACCGAGATCGTCCAGGACCTGCTGGACGCCGGCACCTACGTCAACATCCCAGACCGG agtgGGGACACGGTGCTGATCGGAGCAGTGAGGGGGGGTCATGTGGAGATTGTCAGAGCTCTGCTGCATAAATACGCCGACATCGACATCAGAGGACAG GAGAATAAAACTGCTCTGTACTGGGCCGTGGAGAAAGGAAACGCCACTATGGTGAGAGACATCCTGCAGTGTAACCCCGACACTGAGACCTGCACCAAG GATGGAGAGACGCCTCTGATCAAAGCCACCAAGATGAGGAACATCGAGATCGTGGAGCTGCTGCTCGATAAAGGAGCCAAAGTGTCGGCTGTCGACAAG AAAGGAGACACGCCCCTCCACATCGCGATCCGTGGGCGGAGCCGGCGCCTGGCCGAGCTCCTCCTCAGGAACCCCAAAGACGGCCGCCTGCTGTACCGACCCAACAAGGCCGGAGAGACGCCGTACAACATCGACTGCAGCCACCAGAAGAGCATCCTCACGCAGATCTTCGGAGCAC GTCACCTGTCCCCCACAGAGACGGACGGGGACATGTTGGGTTACGACCTGTACAGCTCCGCGCTGGCGGACATCCTGAGCGAGCCGACCATGCAGCCCCCCATCTGTGTGGGTCTGTACGCCCAGTGGGGCAGCGGCAAGTCCTTCCTGCTCAAGAAGCTGGAgg TGAAGCAGAAGTTTTTGGTTGAAGAACTTCCTGTTTTAACCCAATGA